A portion of the Streptomyces sp. NBC_01335 genome contains these proteins:
- a CDS encoding GNAT family N-acetyltransferase, which translates to MPTIRHGLPDDLPIRHLTRGDLVACADLSEDRGWPRDEHRWGLLLGAGTAYGIDDPAGKGLAAACVVTSYAPSHAALGMMLVAERFARQGLGRRLVLHVFAENGETPLTLFATDQGRPLYEGLGFTTVGSVERSVGRFLPENAPAQVPEGAHGSSAPTTRRATARDLPAIIALDAPVFGAERTQMLARLPAFSDHFRVAERAGELVGFAALWPSDGSHVIGPLVAPDTDTAKALVASLASETDLVLRAEIDTRHTELRGWLAAHGLAAVSRTAVMTRGCEDAPGDWSRRFAPLTVATG; encoded by the coding sequence ATGCCCACCATCCGGCACGGCCTGCCCGACGACCTGCCCATCCGGCACCTCACCCGGGGCGACCTGGTCGCCTGTGCGGATCTCAGCGAGGACCGGGGCTGGCCCCGGGACGAACACCGATGGGGCCTGCTCCTCGGGGCGGGTACGGCGTACGGCATCGACGACCCCGCCGGGAAGGGGCTGGCGGCCGCCTGCGTGGTGACCTCCTACGCGCCGTCGCACGCGGCGCTCGGCATGATGCTGGTCGCGGAGCGGTTCGCACGGCAGGGTCTGGGCCGCCGTCTGGTCCTTCATGTCTTCGCGGAAAACGGAGAGACCCCGCTGACCCTCTTCGCGACGGATCAGGGACGACCCCTCTACGAAGGGCTCGGCTTCACCACCGTGGGGAGTGTGGAACGGTCCGTCGGACGGTTCCTGCCGGAGAACGCCCCAGCACAGGTGCCCGAAGGGGCGCACGGCTCGTCCGCCCCGACGACGCGTCGGGCGACGGCCCGGGATCTCCCGGCGATCATCGCGCTCGACGCCCCGGTCTTCGGGGCCGAGCGGACGCAGATGCTCGCCCGGCTGCCCGCCTTCTCGGACCACTTCCGGGTCGCCGAGCGGGCCGGCGAGCTGGTGGGGTTCGCCGCACTCTGGCCGAGCGACGGGAGCCATGTGATCGGGCCGCTCGTCGCACCGGACACGGACACAGCGAAGGCGCTGGTGGCCTCGCTCGCCTCGGAGACGGACCTCGTGCTGCGGGCGGAGATCGACACCCGCCACACCGAACTGCGCGGCTGGCTCGCTGCGCACGGCTTGGCCGCCGTGTCCCGTACGGCAGTGATGACCAGAGGGTGCGAGGACGCGCCCGGCGACTGGAGCCGCAGGTTCGCGCCGCTGACCGTCGCGACCGGCTGA
- a CDS encoding GlcG/HbpS family heme-binding protein translates to MSTTTRTAVAPLTIEDAEALIEAVRTAAEAAGVAGAVTVLDAGGHLLAFRRDDRAVLIAGETSTRKAYTALQLNSPTADLVDAVQPGGIFHSLTTALDRPLLFIAGGVPVHRDGRLIGAVGVGGGAPEQDHAFATGAVASLV, encoded by the coding sequence ATGAGCACCACCACCCGCACCGCCGTCGCGCCGCTCACCATCGAGGACGCGGAGGCCCTGATCGAGGCGGTCCGTACCGCCGCCGAGGCGGCCGGCGTCGCCGGCGCCGTCACCGTGCTCGACGCGGGCGGGCACCTGCTCGCCTTCCGCCGGGACGACCGCGCCGTCCTCATCGCGGGCGAGACCAGCACCCGCAAGGCCTACACCGCCCTGCAGCTGAACTCCCCCACGGCCGACCTCGTGGACGCCGTCCAGCCCGGCGGGATCTTCCACTCGCTCACCACCGCGCTCGACCGCCCGCTGCTCTTCATCGCGGGCGGCGTGCCGGTGCACCGTGACGGTCGGCTGATCGGTGCCGTGGGTGTCGGCGGCGGTGCCCCCGAGCAGGACCACGCGTTCGCCACCGGCGCCGTGGCTTCGCTGGTCTGA
- a CDS encoding MFS transporter — MPLALLALAIGAFGIGTTEFVIMGLLPEVAADLQVSIPTAGFLVTGYALGVVVGAPLMTLLGTKVSRKRMLMLLMGLFIIGNVVSALAPVFGVMIVGRVIASLAHGAFFGIGSVVAADLVAPQKKAGAIAMMFTGLTVANVVGVPLGTYIGQTAGWRVTFLVVAALGVLGLLGVAKLVPEQPRPDGVRLRHELAAFRNVQVLLAMAMTVLGFGGVFAAITYITPMMTGIAGFAPSSVTWLLVLFGIGMVVGNLLGGKFADRRLMPMLFVTLGALAVVLALFTVTAHNKVAAAVTVVLIGALGFATVPPLQKRVLDQASGAPTLASAVNIGAFNLGNALSAWLGGMVIAAGFSYTAPNWVGAALAGGALILAVVSSLLERHQAEGGRIVASHTPEPAAATAARS, encoded by the coding sequence ATGCCGCTAGCGCTTCTCGCCCTCGCCATCGGGGCTTTCGGAATCGGGACCACCGAGTTCGTGATCATGGGGCTGCTCCCCGAGGTGGCCGCGGACTTACAGGTGTCCATCCCGACCGCGGGCTTCCTGGTCACGGGGTACGCGCTCGGCGTGGTCGTGGGCGCCCCGCTCATGACGCTGCTGGGCACCAAGGTCAGCCGCAAGCGCATGCTGATGCTGCTGATGGGCCTCTTCATCATCGGCAACGTCGTGTCCGCCCTGGCCCCGGTCTTCGGCGTCATGATCGTCGGACGGGTGATCGCCTCGCTCGCCCACGGAGCCTTCTTCGGCATCGGATCGGTCGTCGCGGCCGACCTGGTGGCCCCGCAGAAGAAGGCCGGTGCCATCGCCATGATGTTCACCGGACTCACCGTCGCCAACGTGGTCGGTGTTCCGCTGGGCACGTACATCGGTCAGACGGCCGGCTGGCGGGTCACCTTCCTCGTGGTAGCCGCCCTCGGTGTGCTCGGCCTGCTCGGCGTGGCGAAGCTCGTGCCGGAGCAGCCCCGCCCCGACGGAGTACGGCTCCGTCATGAGCTGGCGGCCTTCCGGAACGTGCAGGTCCTGCTGGCCATGGCCATGACGGTGCTGGGTTTCGGCGGCGTCTTCGCCGCGATCACCTACATCACCCCGATGATGACCGGGATCGCCGGTTTCGCGCCGTCCTCGGTCACCTGGCTGCTGGTCCTCTTCGGGATCGGCATGGTGGTCGGCAACCTGCTGGGCGGGAAGTTCGCGGACCGGCGTCTGATGCCGATGCTCTTCGTCACGCTCGGGGCGCTCGCCGTCGTGCTGGCCCTGTTCACCGTGACCGCGCACAACAAGGTCGCCGCGGCCGTCACCGTCGTCCTCATCGGCGCCCTGGGATTCGCCACCGTGCCGCCCCTGCAGAAGCGGGTGCTGGACCAGGCGTCGGGAGCTCCGACGCTGGCCTCGGCGGTCAACATCGGCGCCTTCAACCTGGGCAACGCGCTCTCCGCCTGGCTCGGCGGCATGGTGATCGCGGCCGGCTTCAGCTACACCGCGCCCAACTGGGTCGGCGCCGCACTCGCGGGAGGCGCCCTGATCCTCGCCGTCGTCTCCAGCCTCCTGGAGCGCCACCAGGCAGAGGGCGGCCGGATCGTCGCCTCCCATACCCCCGAACCGGCCGCCGCGACCGCTGCCCGGTCCTGA
- a CDS encoding MarR family winged helix-turn-helix transcriptional regulator yields MTATDPAMTALSQGWCALSLLHGRIEAHIERALQSGHDLSVREYSLLDVLSRQHQGPGGHLQMKQVADAVVLSQSATTRLVTRLEDRGLLTRYLCDTDRRGIYTDVTEAGLTLLTEARPTNDTALRAALDEAAEHPELAPLVRAVEGLKVPA; encoded by the coding sequence ATGACCGCCACGGACCCCGCCATGACCGCCCTGTCCCAGGGGTGGTGCGCTCTTTCCCTGCTGCACGGAAGGATCGAGGCGCACATCGAGCGGGCCCTGCAGTCCGGTCACGACCTCAGCGTCCGCGAGTACTCCCTGCTGGACGTCCTCAGCCGGCAGCACCAGGGCCCGGGCGGCCATCTCCAGATGAAGCAGGTGGCCGACGCGGTCGTGCTGAGCCAGAGCGCCACCACGCGCCTGGTGACCCGCCTGGAGGACAGGGGACTGCTCACCCGGTATCTCTGCGACACGGACCGGCGGGGCATCTACACCGACGTGACCGAAGCGGGCCTCACCCTGCTCACCGAGGCCCGGCCCACCAATGACACCGCGCTGCGAGCCGCTCTGGACGAAGCGGCCGAGCACCCCGAACTGGCGCCGCTCGTCAGGGCGGTCGAGGGGCTCAAGGTCCCGGCGTAG
- a CDS encoding GNAT family N-acetyltransferase gives MTELLIRPATLADVPAIVSMLADDPLGAHRESPDDLSPYEKAYRRLADDANQHLMVAVRGDRVVGTAQLTVIPGLSRRGATRSVIEGVRVHSEERGNGLGTRLIQWAVDESRRQECQLVQLTSDATRTDAHRFYERLGFTPSHLGFKLAL, from the coding sequence ATGACGGAACTGCTGATACGGCCCGCGACCTTGGCCGACGTCCCGGCCATCGTCTCGATGCTCGCCGATGATCCCCTGGGCGCGCACCGCGAGTCGCCCGACGACCTCTCACCGTACGAGAAGGCGTACCGCCGGCTCGCAGACGATGCCAACCAGCATCTGATGGTCGCCGTACGGGGCGACCGGGTAGTGGGCACGGCCCAGCTCACCGTCATCCCCGGCCTGTCGCGGCGTGGCGCCACCCGTTCCGTCATCGAGGGCGTCCGGGTGCACAGCGAGGAGCGGGGCAACGGTCTCGGCACCCGGTTGATCCAGTGGGCCGTGGACGAATCCCGGCGCCAGGAGTGCCAGTTGGTCCAGCTGACCTCCGACGCGACCCGGACGGACGCGCACCGCTTCTACGAACGTCTCGGCTTCACCCCGAGTCACCTGGGATTCAAACTCGCGCTCTGA
- a CDS encoding serine hydrolase domain-containing protein — MTSWNEELLPATRRALLHRTATAQREGRTPSMVAGVLRDGRIGWSGGRSCVDGHEPDSGTQYRIGSITKTFTAVLVLRLRDEGLLDLDDQVERHLPGSGVGGVSIRQLLGHGAGLTAETPSPWWERTPGETRPDLAAVLGEQPVRHPAGLRHHYSNPGYTVLGSLVEAVRGDSWEALLRREILEPLGMRRTSVGPQAPHAGGWAVHPWADVMLPEPSHDLGLMAPAGQLWSTVGDLLTFAGFLAEGDDRVLSAASVREMRAPSVPLENGDWTGTYGLGLQVVRRDGRTLFGHSGSLPGFLACLWVCAEDDVAAVVLTNATSGPPITEVAQDLVRIVAEAEPRIPEPWRPLPEVDQELLALTGPWYWGTQRYVVKLLDDRDLELAPLAGSGRGATFRAERDGSWTGLSGYHAGERLRIVRSDDGSVAHLDLGSFVFTREPYDPAAAIPGGVDPEGWRGLAR, encoded by the coding sequence ATGACGTCATGGAACGAAGAACTGCTGCCGGCCACCCGCCGGGCCCTGCTGCACCGCACCGCGACCGCCCAGCGGGAAGGGCGCACCCCCTCGATGGTGGCCGGGGTGCTCCGGGACGGGCGGATCGGCTGGAGCGGGGGGCGCAGTTGTGTCGACGGACATGAGCCGGACAGCGGCACTCAGTACCGGATCGGCTCGATCACCAAGACCTTCACGGCAGTCCTGGTGCTCCGGCTGAGGGACGAGGGGCTGCTCGATCTGGACGACCAGGTGGAGAGGCACCTGCCGGGCTCCGGAGTCGGAGGCGTGAGCATCCGTCAGCTCCTCGGCCACGGAGCCGGGCTCACCGCCGAGACCCCGTCGCCGTGGTGGGAGCGGACGCCCGGGGAGACCCGCCCGGACCTGGCCGCCGTCCTCGGCGAGCAGCCCGTCCGGCACCCGGCCGGTCTCCGGCATCACTACTCGAACCCCGGCTACACCGTGCTCGGTTCGCTCGTCGAGGCCGTACGCGGGGACTCCTGGGAGGCGCTGCTGCGGCGCGAGATCCTGGAGCCGCTGGGGATGCGTCGTACGAGCGTGGGGCCCCAGGCTCCGCACGCGGGAGGCTGGGCCGTGCACCCCTGGGCCGACGTGATGTTGCCCGAGCCGAGCCACGATCTGGGGCTGATGGCCCCGGCCGGGCAGCTCTGGTCGACCGTGGGGGACCTGCTCACCTTCGCCGGTTTCCTCGCCGAGGGGGACGACCGGGTCCTGAGCGCCGCCTCGGTCCGGGAGATGCGGGCTCCCTCGGTGCCGCTCGAAAACGGTGACTGGACGGGTACGTACGGGCTCGGGCTCCAGGTCGTCCGCAGGGACGGGCGCACCCTGTTCGGGCATTCCGGCTCACTGCCCGGGTTCCTGGCCTGTCTCTGGGTGTGCGCGGAGGACGACGTGGCCGCCGTGGTGCTCACCAACGCGACCTCCGGGCCGCCCATCACCGAGGTGGCCCAGGACCTCGTGCGGATCGTCGCGGAGGCGGAGCCCCGTATCCCAGAGCCCTGGCGCCCGCTGCCCGAGGTCGACCAGGAGCTGCTGGCCCTGACGGGGCCCTGGTACTGGGGCACCCAGCGGTACGTGGTGAAGCTGCTCGACGACCGCGATCTGGAGCTTGCTCCGCTGGCGGGGTCCGGCCGGGGTGCGACGTTCCGGGCGGAGCGGGACGGCAGTTGGACCGGGCTCAGCGGGTACCACGCGGGGGAGAGGCTGCGGATCGTACGGAGCGACGACGGCTCAGTGGCCCACCTGGACCTGGGCTCCTTCGTCTTCACCCGTGAGCCGTACGACCCGGCGGCGGCCATCCCTGGCGGTGTGGACCCGGAGGGCTGGCGCGGGCTGGCCCGCTGA
- the dnaB gene encoding replicative DNA helicase — translation MDEPWADVGPSDRLPVSRQRRGERGERGGRDDQHDRGRDSGWDSGSPGFERVPPQDLDAEQSVLGGMLLSKDAIAEVVEVIKGHDFYRPAHETVFTAILDLYAKGEPADPITVAAELVRRGEITKVGGAPYLHTLVQSVPTAANASYYAEIVHERAVLRRLVEAGTKITQMGYAADGDVDEIVNSAQAEIYAVTEQRTSEDYLPLGDIMEGALDEIEAIGSRSGEMTGVPTGFTDLDALTNGLHPGQMIVIAARPAMGKSTLALDFARACSIKGNLPSVIFSLEMGRNEIAMRLLSAEARVALHHMRSGTMTDEDWTRLARRMPDVSAAPLYIDDSPNLSMMEIRAKCRRLKQRNDLKLVVIDYLQLMQSGGAKRAESRQQEVSDMSRNLKLLAKELELPVIALSQLNRGPEQRTDKKPMVSDLRESGSIEQDADMVILLHREDAYEKESPRAGEADLIVAKHRNGPTATITVAFQGHYSRFVDMAQT, via the coding sequence TTGGACGAGCCCTGGGCCGACGTCGGTCCCAGTGACCGGCTGCCTGTCTCCCGCCAGCGTCGCGGTGAGCGCGGTGAGCGCGGCGGACGGGACGACCAGCACGACCGGGGCCGCGACAGCGGCTGGGACTCGGGCTCTCCGGGGTTCGAGCGGGTTCCCCCGCAGGACCTGGATGCCGAGCAGTCGGTGCTCGGCGGCATGCTGCTCTCCAAGGACGCCATCGCGGAGGTCGTGGAGGTCATCAAGGGGCACGACTTCTACCGCCCCGCCCACGAGACCGTCTTCACGGCCATCCTCGATCTCTACGCCAAGGGTGAGCCGGCCGACCCGATCACGGTCGCCGCCGAGCTGGTCCGGCGCGGCGAGATCACCAAGGTCGGCGGCGCTCCGTACCTCCACACCCTCGTCCAGTCGGTGCCGACCGCGGCGAACGCCTCGTACTACGCCGAGATCGTCCATGAGCGTGCCGTCCTGCGCCGCCTGGTCGAAGCGGGTACGAAGATCACACAGATGGGCTACGCGGCCGACGGAGACGTCGACGAGATCGTCAACTCCGCCCAGGCCGAGATCTACGCCGTCACCGAGCAGCGCACCAGCGAGGACTATCTGCCGCTCGGCGACATCATGGAGGGGGCGCTCGACGAGATCGAGGCGATCGGCTCCCGCAGCGGGGAGATGACCGGTGTCCCCACCGGGTTCACCGATCTCGACGCGCTGACCAACGGCCTGCACCCCGGTCAGATGATCGTCATCGCCGCCCGTCCCGCCATGGGTAAGTCGACCCTGGCGCTGGACTTCGCCCGTGCCTGCTCGATCAAGGGCAACCTTCCGAGCGTGATCTTCTCCCTGGAAATGGGGCGGAACGAGATCGCGATGCGTCTGCTCTCGGCGGAGGCACGGGTGGCGCTGCACCACATGCGCTCGGGCACGATGACGGACGAGGACTGGACGCGACTGGCCCGGCGGATGCCGGACGTGTCGGCGGCCCCGCTGTACATCGACGACTCGCCCAACCTCTCCATGATGGAGATCCGGGCGAAGTGCCGTCGTCTGAAGCAGCGCAACGACCTGAAGCTGGTAGTCATCGACTACCTCCAGCTGATGCAGTCCGGTGGCGCCAAGCGCGCCGAGAGCCGCCAGCAGGAGGTCTCGGACATGTCCCGAAACCTCAAGCTCCTCGCGAAGGAACTGGAGCTCCCGGTGATCGCGCTCTCCCAGCTGAACCGAGGGCCCGAGCAGCGGACGGACAAGAAGCCGATGGTCTCCGACCTCCGTGAGTCCGGCTCCATCGAGCAGGACGCCGACATGGTCATCCTGCTGCACCGTGAGGACGCGTACGAGAAGGAATCGCCCCGCGCCGGCGAGGCGGACCTGATCGTCGCCAAGCACCGTAACGGCCCCACCGCGACGATCACGGTGGCCTTCCAGGGGCACTACTCGCGCTTTGTGGACATGGCGCAGACCTGA
- a CDS encoding MATE family efflux transporter, whose translation MTKALATTASGRRRHDREIISLAVPAFGALVAEPLFLMVDSAIVGHLGTRQLAGLGVSAALLSTAVSVFVFLAYATTAAVARRLGAGDLASAIRQGMDGIWLALLLGALVVAAVLPTAPWIVDAFGTSSTAAPYATTYLRISTLGIPAMLVVLAATGVLRGLQDTRTPLYVAIGGFSANAILNAVLVYGAGLGIAGSAWGTVIAQLGMAAAYLTVVVRGARRHKASLRPDAAGIRANAQAGVPLLIRTLSLRAVLVIATAVAARLGDVDIAAHQIVLSLWTLTAFALDAIAIAGQAIIGRYLGADDAKGAREACRRMVEWGLAAGVVLGVLIVVARPLFIPLFTSDSSVRDTLLPALLVVAVSQPIAGVVFILDGVLMGAGDGRYLALAMLVTLAVFAPVALLIPTLGGGLTALWWAMDLMMAVRLITLWLRARSGRWVVTGATR comes from the coding sequence ATGACCAAGGCCCTCGCGACAACCGCATCCGGTCGCCGACGGCACGACCGAGAGATCATCTCGCTCGCCGTGCCCGCCTTCGGCGCACTCGTGGCCGAGCCCCTCTTCCTCATGGTGGACAGCGCGATCGTGGGCCACCTCGGCACCCGGCAACTGGCCGGGCTCGGCGTTTCCGCCGCTCTCCTGTCGACCGCCGTCAGCGTCTTCGTCTTCCTCGCCTACGCCACCACGGCCGCTGTCGCCCGCCGCCTCGGCGCGGGCGATCTCGCCTCCGCGATCCGGCAGGGCATGGACGGCATCTGGCTCGCTCTGCTCCTCGGCGCCCTGGTGGTCGCCGCCGTTCTCCCCACCGCCCCATGGATCGTCGACGCCTTCGGCACTTCCTCGACGGCGGCCCCGTACGCGACGACCTATCTCCGCATCTCGACGCTCGGGATACCGGCCATGCTCGTCGTGCTGGCGGCGACCGGGGTGCTGCGCGGACTCCAGGACACCCGCACCCCGCTCTACGTCGCCATCGGTGGCTTCTCCGCCAACGCCATCCTCAACGCGGTCCTGGTCTACGGCGCGGGCCTCGGCATCGCGGGGTCCGCCTGGGGCACCGTGATCGCGCAGCTGGGCATGGCCGCCGCCTACCTGACCGTGGTCGTCCGGGGAGCCCGTCGGCACAAGGCATCGCTCCGCCCCGACGCGGCGGGCATCCGTGCGAACGCCCAGGCCGGGGTCCCGCTGCTGATCCGCACTCTCTCGCTGCGTGCGGTGCTGGTCATCGCCACCGCGGTCGCCGCCCGTCTCGGCGACGTGGACATCGCGGCTCACCAGATCGTCCTCTCGCTCTGGACTCTGACCGCCTTCGCCCTGGACGCCATCGCCATCGCCGGCCAGGCGATCATCGGGCGCTATCTCGGCGCCGACGACGCGAAGGGTGCGCGTGAGGCGTGTCGTCGAATGGTGGAGTGGGGCCTCGCCGCAGGGGTGGTACTCGGGGTGCTCATCGTGGTCGCGCGGCCCCTCTTCATCCCGCTCTTCACCAGCGACTCCTCCGTACGCGACACCCTGCTGCCCGCACTGCTGGTGGTGGCGGTCTCCCAGCCGATCGCGGGCGTGGTCTTCATCCTGGACGGCGTACTCATGGGCGCCGGTGACGGGCGCTACCTGGCGCTGGCCATGCTCGTCACCCTGGCCGTCTTCGCACCGGTCGCGCTGCTGATCCCCACCCTCGGCGGCGGTCTCACCGCACTCTGGTGGGCCATGGACCTGATGATGGCCGTCCGGCTGATCACCCTCTGGCTGCGCGCCCGCTCGGGACGCTGGGTCGTCACCGGCGCCACCCGCTGA
- the rplI gene encoding 50S ribosomal protein L9 — protein MKIILTHEVTGLGAAGDVVDVKDGYARNYLVPRGFAIRWTKGGEKDVAQIRRARKIHEIATIEQANEIKAKLESVKVRLAVRSGDAGRLFGSVTPADVASAIKAAGGPEVDKRRVEFGSPIKTLGGHQVSVRLHPEVAAQLGVEVVAA, from the coding sequence ATGAAGATCATCCTCACCCACGAGGTCACTGGCCTCGGTGCCGCCGGCGACGTCGTCGACGTCAAGGACGGATACGCTCGCAACTACCTGGTCCCGCGTGGCTTTGCCATTCGCTGGACCAAGGGCGGCGAGAAGGACGTGGCGCAGATCCGCCGCGCCCGCAAGATCCACGAGATCGCGACGATCGAGCAGGCCAACGAGATCAAGGCCAAGCTCGAGTCCGTGAAGGTCCGTCTGGCTGTTCGCTCCGGCGACGCCGGCCGCCTCTTCGGCTCCGTCACCCCGGCCGACGTCGCCTCGGCGATCAAGGCTGCCGGTGGCCCGGAGGTCGACAAGCGTCGTGTCGAGTTCGGTTCGCCGATCAAGACCCTTGGCGGACACCAGGTGTCCGTGCGCCTGCACCCTGAGGTTGCGGCGCAGCTCGGCGTCGAGGTTGTCGCTGCCTGA
- the rpsR gene encoding 30S ribosomal protein S18, which produces MAKPPVRKPKKKVCAFCKDKTQYVDYKDTNMLRKFISDRGKIRARRVTGNCTQHQRDVATAVKNSREMALLPYTSTAR; this is translated from the coding sequence ATGGCGAAGCCGCCTGTGCGCAAGCCTAAGAAGAAGGTCTGCGCGTTCTGCAAGGACAAGACCCAGTACGTGGACTACAAGGACACGAACATGCTGCGGAAGTTCATTTCCGACCGCGGCAAGATCCGTGCCCGCCGCGTTACCGGCAACTGCACGCAGCACCAGCGTGACGTCGCCACGGCAGTCAAGAACAGCCGTGAGATGGCGCTGCTGCCCTACACGTCCACCGCGCGATAA
- a CDS encoding single-stranded DNA-binding protein: MAGETVITVVGNLVDDPELRFTSSGAAVAKFRVASTPRIFDRQTNEWKDGEGLFLTCSVWRQAAENVAESLQRGMRVIVQGRLKQRSYEDREGIKRTVYELDVDEVGPSLKSATAKVTKTAGRGGQGGGQGGYGGGQQGGGNWGGGPSGGGQQGGGGAPDADPWATGAPSGGQQGGGQQGGWGGSSGGSSGGGYSDEPPF; this comes from the coding sequence ATGGCAGGCGAGACCGTCATCACGGTCGTCGGCAATCTCGTCGACGACCCCGAGCTGCGCTTCACCTCGTCCGGTGCGGCGGTCGCGAAGTTCCGTGTCGCGTCCACACCCCGCATCTTCGATCGGCAGACCAATGAGTGGAAGGACGGCGAAGGCCTGTTCCTCACCTGCTCGGTCTGGCGTCAGGCGGCGGAGAACGTCGCGGAGTCGCTTCAGCGAGGCATGCGCGTCATTGTGCAGGGCCGGCTGAAGCAGCGGTCCTACGAGGACCGTGAGGGCATCAAGCGCACGGTCTACGAGCTGGATGTCGACGAGGTCGGCCCCAGCTTGAAGAGCGCCACGGCCAAGGTCACCAAGACCGCAGGTCGCGGTGGCCAGGGCGGCGGCCAGGGTGGATACGGCGGCGGCCAGCAGGGCGGCGGCAACTGGGGCGGCGGTCCCAGTGGCGGTGGCCAGCAGGGCGGCGGCGGCGCTCCCGACGCCGACCCGTGGGCAACCGGCGCACCCTCCGGCGGCCAGCAGGGCGGGGGCCAGCAGGGCGGCTGGGGCGGAAGCTCCGGCGGTTCCAGCGGCGGCGGCTACTCGGACGAGCCTCCTTTCTAG
- the rpsF gene encoding 30S ribosomal protein S6 → MRHYEVMVILDPDLEERAVSPLIENFLSVVREGNGKVEKVDTWGRRRLAYEIKKKPEGIYSVLDLQAEPAVVKELDRQMNLNESVLRTKVLRPETH, encoded by the coding sequence ATGCGTCACTACGAGGTGATGGTCATCCTCGACCCCGATCTGGAGGAGCGCGCTGTCTCTCCCCTGATCGAGAACTTCCTCTCCGTCGTCCGCGAGGGCAACGGAAAGGTTGAGAAGGTCGACACCTGGGGCCGTCGTCGGCTCGCTTACGAGATCAAGAAGAAGCCCGAGGGCATCTACTCGGTCCTCGACCTGCAGGCCGAGCCTGCGGTCGTCAAGGAGCTCGACCGCCAGATGAACCTGAACGAGTCGGTCCTCCGGACCAAGGTCCTCCGTCCCGAGACCCACTGA
- a CDS encoding lipid II:glycine glycyltransferase FemX has protein sequence MSLTLRTISREQHLAYIQSLPAASHCQVPAWADVKTEWRSESLGWFDKTGQIVGAGLVLYRQLPKIKRYLAYLPEGPVINWYAPNLDEWLQPMLAHLKQQGAFSVKMGPPVVIRRWDSTAIKAGIQDPDVKRLRDVEATVIEPRAFEVADRLRKMGWQQGEDGGAGFGDVQPRFVFQVPLANRSLEDVLKGFNQLWRRNIKKADKAGVEVVQGGYEDLAEWQRLYEITAVRDHFRPRPLSYFQRMWSVLNSEDPNRMRLYFARHNGVNLSAATMLVVGGHVWYSYGASDNIGREVRPSNAMQWRMLRDSYAMGATVYDLRGISDSLDETDHLFGLIQFKVGTGGEAVEYVGEWDFPLNKLLHKALDIYMSRR, from the coding sequence ATGAGCCTGACCCTGAGGACCATCAGCCGCGAGCAGCATCTGGCGTACATCCAGAGCCTGCCCGCGGCCAGTCACTGCCAGGTCCCGGCGTGGGCTGACGTGAAGACGGAGTGGCGGTCGGAGAGCCTCGGCTGGTTCGACAAGACCGGTCAGATCGTCGGCGCCGGACTGGTGCTGTACCGACAGCTCCCCAAGATCAAGCGGTACCTCGCCTACCTCCCCGAGGGCCCGGTCATCAACTGGTACGCGCCCAACCTGGACGAGTGGCTCCAGCCGATGCTCGCCCACCTCAAGCAGCAGGGCGCCTTCTCGGTGAAGATGGGCCCGCCGGTCGTCATCCGTCGCTGGGACTCCACCGCCATCAAGGCCGGCATCCAGGACCCGGACGTGAAGCGTCTGCGGGACGTCGAGGCGACGGTCATCGAGCCGCGGGCGTTCGAGGTCGCGGACCGGCTGCGCAAGATGGGCTGGCAGCAGGGCGAGGACGGCGGCGCCGGCTTCGGCGACGTGCAGCCCCGCTTCGTCTTCCAGGTGCCGCTGGCGAACCGCTCCCTCGAGGACGTCCTCAAGGGCTTCAACCAGTTGTGGCGCCGCAACATCAAGAAGGCCGACAAGGCCGGTGTAGAGGTCGTCCAGGGCGGCTACGAAGACCTCGCCGAGTGGCAGCGGCTGTACGAGATCACGGCCGTGCGCGACCACTTCCGCCCGCGCCCCCTCTCGTACTTCCAGCGCATGTGGTCCGTACTCAACTCCGAGGACCCCAACCGGATGCGGCTGTACTTCGCCCGCCACAACGGGGTCAACCTCTCGGCCGCGACCATGCTCGTCGTCGGCGGACACGTCTGGTACTCCTACGGCGCCTCCGACAACATCGGCCGCGAGGTCCGGCCCTCCAACGCCATGCAGTGGCGCATGCTGCGCGACTCGTACGCGATGGGCGCGACCGTCTACGACCTGCGCGGCATCAGCGACTCGCTCGACGAGACCGACCACCTCTTCGGTCTGATCCAGTTCAAGGTCGGCACCGGCGGCGAAGCCGTCGAGTACGTCGGCGAGTGGGACTTCCCGCTCAACAAGCTCCTGCACAAGGCGCTCGACATCTACATGTCGCGACGCTGA